In Providencia rettgeri, the following proteins share a genomic window:
- the sbcD gene encoding exonuclease subunit SbcD has translation MRIIHTSDWHLGQYFFTKSRAPEHQHFLNWLVEQVELHQVDAVIVAGDIFDTGSPPSYARELYNKFIVDLQKTGCQLVILSGNHDSVSVLNESSALLRYLNTQVITSGSEPHVVTLINKQAQPIGLVCAIPFLRPRDIQLSIAGQNSEDKQLSLQTAIHDHYQASYQLALEQRTALELDIPIIATGHLTVVGAALTDSVRDIYIGTLDAFPSGAFPPADYIALGHIHRPQVIGGQENIRYCGSPIALSFDETAQQKSVCLVEFTGSELTQITPLDIPTIQPLQSIKGSLSQIEQQLEVWKDYRGDKPVWLDIEVASQDYLADIQQRIEALTQDLPVEVVILRRARKQIQGQSQTLANETLSELTVEDVFLRRLAQESLEDPEREQRLVQLFQQSYDALQMSKES, from the coding sequence ATGCGCATTATTCATACTTCAGACTGGCATCTTGGTCAGTATTTTTTTACCAAAAGCCGTGCGCCTGAGCACCAACATTTCTTAAACTGGCTTGTTGAACAAGTGGAATTACATCAAGTTGATGCGGTCATCGTTGCAGGAGACATCTTCGATACTGGTTCGCCACCGAGCTATGCACGTGAACTATACAATAAATTTATTGTTGATTTACAAAAAACAGGCTGCCAGCTGGTGATTTTAAGTGGTAATCACGATTCTGTTTCTGTGCTCAATGAATCAAGCGCTCTACTTCGTTACTTGAATACACAAGTCATTACGTCTGGAAGTGAGCCGCATGTCGTTACCTTAATAAATAAGCAGGCACAACCCATCGGTTTAGTCTGTGCCATCCCTTTTTTACGTCCTCGAGATATCCAGCTCAGTATCGCTGGGCAAAATAGTGAAGATAAACAACTCTCGCTGCAAACCGCTATTCATGACCATTACCAAGCCAGCTACCAACTCGCGCTAGAACAGCGAACCGCATTGGAGCTGGATATTCCAATTATTGCCACTGGCCATTTAACGGTTGTCGGTGCAGCCTTAACGGACTCCGTTCGAGATATTTATATTGGTACGTTAGATGCGTTTCCTTCTGGGGCTTTTCCGCCTGCTGATTATATTGCCCTTGGCCATATTCACCGTCCCCAAGTAATTGGAGGACAAGAAAACATTCGCTACTGTGGCTCACCGATTGCATTGAGTTTTGACGAAACAGCGCAACAAAAAAGTGTCTGCCTTGTCGAATTTACTGGAAGTGAATTGACTCAAATCACTCCATTGGACATCCCGACTATTCAACCATTGCAAAGCATTAAAGGCTCGTTAAGCCAAATAGAACAGCAATTAGAGGTATGGAAGGATTACCGAGGTGATAAACCCGTTTGGCTGGATATTGAAGTCGCTTCACAAGATTACCTCGCTGATATCCAACAGCGTATTGAAGCGTTGACACAAGATCTCCCTGTTGAAGTTGTGATACTGCGCCGTGCACGCAAGCAAATACAGGGACAAAGTCAAACCTTGGCCAATGAAACATTAAGTGAGCTCACTGTAGAAGATGTTTTTTTACGTCGCCTTGCCCAAGAGTCTTTAGAGGATCCTGAGCGTGAACAGCGCCTAGTGCAGCTATTTCAACAATCTTATGACGCATTGCAAATGAGCAAGGAAAGTTAA
- the phoB gene encoding phosphate regulon transcriptional regulator PhoB, which translates to MARRILVVEDEAPIREMVCFVLEQNGFQPIEADDYDSAIAQLVDPLPDLVLLDWMIPGGSGIQVIKHMKRDSATRDVPVMMLTARGEEEDRVKGLEVGADDYLIKPFSPKELIARVKAILRRISPMATEDIIEMNGLTLDPTSHRVTSNEIPIDMGPTEYKLLHFFMTHPERVYSREQLLNYVWGANVYVEDRTVDVHIRRLRKALETEGHDKMVQTVRGTGYRFSVRY; encoded by the coding sequence ATGGCAAGACGCATTCTAGTTGTTGAAGATGAAGCGCCCATCCGAGAAATGGTTTGTTTTGTATTAGAACAGAATGGTTTTCAGCCTATTGAAGCTGATGATTATGACAGTGCGATTGCACAACTCGTAGACCCGTTACCTGACCTCGTCCTACTGGATTGGATGATCCCCGGTGGCTCAGGGATCCAAGTCATTAAACATATGAAGCGTGATAGTGCAACACGTGACGTTCCTGTCATGATGTTAACTGCACGAGGAGAAGAAGAAGACCGCGTAAAAGGTTTGGAAGTTGGCGCGGATGACTATCTTATTAAGCCATTTTCACCGAAAGAATTAATTGCTCGGGTAAAAGCAATCTTACGTCGTATCTCCCCAATGGCGACGGAAGACATTATTGAAATGAATGGGTTAACATTAGACCCTACCTCTCATCGTGTCACTAGCAATGAAATCCCTATTGATATGGGGCCAACTGAATATAAATTACTCCATTTCTTTATGACGCACCCTGAACGCGTATATAGTAGAGAACAGCTATTGAACTATGTATGGGGAGCCAATGTGTATGTGGAGGATAGAACTGTTGATGTCCATATTCGGCGGCTAAGAAAGGCACTAGAGACGGAAGGTCATGATAAAATGGTACAAACTGTACGTGGTACAGGCTATCGTTTTTCTGTCCGTTACTAA
- the phoR gene encoding phosphate regulon sensor histidine kinase PhoR, whose protein sequence is MLERLSIKQLIWGLFLFILPALILSVFIGHLAWLLVISLLAALIWHGYNLLKLSYWLWLDRSMLPPEGRGGWEPIFYGIYQMQQRNRKRRRELGQLIKRFRSGAESLPDAVVMMTTEGNIFWCNRHAQALLGFRWPEDNGQHIFNLLRYPDFSRYFTIKRYDQALTIELNSGEIVEFRILPYTEGQLLMVARDVTEKRRLEKARRDFFANVSHELRTPLTVIQGYLEVMDDQENVTAVNKKALHVMQEQTHRMDNLVKQLLQLSRIEVAPQINLDEQVNIPVILKMIEQEALSLSQGRHQFEFHIDEKLRVHGNEEQLRSAVANLVYNAISHTPEGTKIWVDWQRSGQGARFSVRDNGQGIPAEHISRLTERFYRVDKARSRQGGGGTGLGLAIVKHALQHHSSQLVVTSQLGKGSEFSFTLPTVLIVDDKKLKNG, encoded by the coding sequence GTGCTTGAACGTTTATCGATTAAGCAGCTGATTTGGGGGCTGTTTTTATTTATCTTACCCGCTCTTATTTTATCGGTTTTTATTGGCCACCTCGCGTGGCTATTAGTGATATCGCTACTTGCCGCTCTGATATGGCATGGGTATAACCTGCTCAAGCTTTCTTACTGGTTATGGTTAGATAGAAGTATGCTTCCCCCTGAGGGCCGAGGTGGGTGGGAACCGATATTTTATGGTATCTACCAGATGCAACAGCGTAATCGAAAACGCCGTCGTGAATTAGGCCAGTTAATTAAACGGTTTCGTAGTGGTGCAGAATCACTCCCTGATGCAGTGGTTATGATGACAACCGAAGGCAATATCTTTTGGTGTAATCGCCATGCTCAGGCTTTACTCGGCTTTCGTTGGCCTGAAGATAATGGCCAACATATTTTTAATTTATTACGTTACCCAGATTTTAGCCGCTACTTCACCATTAAGCGTTATGACCAAGCGCTGACTATCGAGCTCAATAGTGGTGAAATTGTTGAGTTTCGTATTTTGCCGTATACCGAAGGCCAGTTATTAATGGTTGCGCGGGATGTGACAGAAAAACGTCGTTTGGAAAAGGCGCGTAGGGACTTCTTTGCAAATGTGAGTCACGAATTACGGACGCCTCTTACGGTAATTCAAGGTTACCTTGAAGTGATGGACGATCAAGAAAACGTGACTGCGGTCAATAAAAAAGCATTGCATGTCATGCAAGAGCAAACGCATCGTATGGATAACTTAGTCAAACAGCTTTTGCAGTTATCGCGTATCGAAGTTGCTCCTCAAATTAACCTTGATGAGCAAGTGAATATCCCTGTCATTCTCAAAATGATTGAGCAAGAAGCGCTTAGTTTAAGCCAAGGGCGTCATCAATTTGAGTTTCATATTGATGAAAAATTGCGTGTTCATGGTAATGAAGAGCAATTACGTAGTGCAGTGGCAAACTTAGTCTATAACGCGATCAGCCATACGCCTGAAGGCACAAAAATTTGGGTTGATTGGCAGAGAAGCGGACAAGGGGCGCGTTTTAGTGTGAGAGATAACGGGCAAGGGATACCCGCAGAGCATATCTCTCGTTTAACGGAACGTTTTTATCGGGTAGATAAAGCACGTTCTCGCCAAGGCGGTGGAGGTACTGGACTTGGGTTGGCTATTGTTAAACATGCATTACAACATCATAGTAGCCAATTGGTGGTGACGAGCCAGTTAGGGAAAGGGAGTGAGTTTTCATTTACGTTACCAACAGTACTAATTGTTGACGATAAAAAACTTAAAAATGGGTAA
- the brnQ gene encoding branched-chain amino acid transport system II carrier protein, which yields MAHRLSSRDIIALGFMTFALFVGAGNIIFPPMVGLQAGEQVWTAALGFLVTGVGLPVLTVIALAKVGGGIEALSTPVGKTAGLLLAVVAYLSVGPLFATPRTATVSYKVGIAPLFGGESDMLLLIYSVVYFVLVIGISLYPGKLLDSVGHILAPVKMLALAILGVAAVMWPAGDPIPSTIEYREMAFSNGFINGYLTMDTLGAMVFGIVIVNAARSRGIENSSLLTRYTMWAGLIAGVLLTLVYLSLFKLGENSGSLIPNPADGADILHTYVQYTFGNYGSFFLAVLIFVACMVTAVGLTCACAEFFSRYVPISYRKLVLILGVFSMVISNLGLSKLIAFSLPVLVSIYPPCIVLILLSFTLKWWKNPTIVIAPTMLVSFVVGLIGAVKASDHLKGYIPEWMTTMPLYKQDLVWVLPTVVVMVVAILCDKLVSPSVQHKQA from the coding sequence ATGGCTCATCGTTTATCATCAAGAGATATCATCGCATTAGGCTTTATGACTTTTGCGTTATTCGTCGGGGCAGGGAACATTATCTTTCCCCCTATGGTTGGTTTGCAGGCAGGGGAACAAGTTTGGACTGCCGCACTAGGGTTTTTGGTTACTGGTGTGGGTCTACCTGTTTTAACGGTTATTGCGCTGGCTAAAGTGGGTGGGGGCATTGAAGCTCTTAGCACGCCTGTCGGCAAAACAGCAGGGTTACTATTGGCGGTTGTTGCTTATTTGTCTGTAGGGCCGCTATTCGCCACCCCAAGAACGGCGACAGTATCTTATAAAGTCGGTATCGCACCCTTATTCGGTGGTGAGTCCGATATGCTATTACTGATCTACAGCGTAGTTTACTTCGTTCTCGTTATTGGTATTTCATTATACCCAGGAAAACTGCTAGATAGCGTTGGGCACATTTTAGCGCCTGTAAAAATGTTAGCCTTGGCTATTTTGGGGGTTGCGGCTGTTATGTGGCCTGCCGGTGATCCGATCCCTTCGACAATAGAATACCGTGAGATGGCTTTCTCGAATGGCTTTATCAATGGTTATCTGACAATGGATACCCTTGGTGCGATGGTATTTGGTATCGTTATTGTTAATGCGGCGCGTTCAAGGGGTATCGAAAACTCTTCATTATTAACCCGTTATACTATGTGGGCGGGGTTAATTGCAGGGGTATTATTGACGCTGGTCTATTTGTCATTGTTTAAGCTCGGCGAGAATAGTGGTTCGTTAATTCCAAACCCAGCCGATGGCGCTGATATCTTACATACCTATGTCCAATACACTTTTGGTAATTATGGTAGCTTCTTCCTTGCGGTATTAATCTTTGTTGCCTGTATGGTAACTGCCGTGGGCTTAACCTGCGCCTGTGCCGAGTTCTTTAGCCGCTATGTACCGATTTCTTACCGTAAACTGGTGCTGATCCTTGGGGTTTTCTCCATGGTGATCTCAAACTTAGGTTTAAGTAAGCTAATCGCCTTCTCATTACCGGTGCTAGTTTCAATTTATCCACCTTGTATCGTATTAATTTTATTAAGCTTTACTTTAAAGTGGTGGAAAAACCCAACGATAGTTATTGCACCAACCATGTTAGTCAGTTTTGTGGTTGGTTTAATTGGTGCGGTAAAAGCGTCAGATCATCTGAAAGGTTATATCCCTGAATGGATGACCACAATGCCGTTGTATAAACAAGATTTAGTTTGGGTATTACCGACTGTTGTTGTGATGGTCGTGGCGATTTTATGCGATAAGTTGGTATCGCCATCAGTACAACATAAACAAGCTTAA
- the ggt gene encoding gamma-glutamyltransferase translates to MIKTSLRPAVLLLSLLLTSQLYAASEPAVEAKKGMVVSSQHLASQIGADILKSGGNAIDAAVAVGYAQAVVNPCCGNIGGGGFMTIHLADGKDLFINFRETAPGAASADMYLDKDGQLIKDASLYGYLASGVPGTVKGLDYALEKYGTMSRQQVMAPAIKLAREGFTLTRADTDVLDTTTERFKQDPEVARIFLKPDGSAFQPGDLLVQTDLANTLEKIAQNGPSAFYEGEIPKIVEEASKKNGGILTAKDFADFTITDTAPVSCTYRGYQFISAPPPSSGGVTICQTLNILEGYDLKEMGFNSADYIHTLTEAMRHAYMDRNTFLGDPKFVDNPTEKLLSKAYAEELRKEIKPNQATPSTQVQPGMGPHEKPETTHYSVVDEKGNAVSTTYTINGRFGSVVIPPGTGFFLNDEMDDFTTKVGEKNLYGLVQGERNSIAPGKRPLSSMSPTIVTKDGKVFLVLGSPGGSRIISITLQTALNIIDHGMPPQEAVNAPRIHHQWLPDEVYYEQRGVSKDTLALLDKMGYKMVEQTPWGAAELIMVAIPEGAGVSAKSSGNDSAVSGKVREGFIYGSNDVRRPAGSAVGVD, encoded by the coding sequence ATGATAAAAACATCATTACGCCCTGCGGTTCTACTTCTTTCCTTACTCCTAACCAGTCAACTCTATGCCGCCTCCGAACCTGCGGTCGAAGCGAAAAAAGGCATGGTTGTTTCTTCCCAACACCTAGCATCGCAAATTGGAGCGGACATTCTCAAGTCAGGCGGTAATGCCATTGATGCAGCCGTTGCGGTAGGTTATGCACAAGCGGTTGTTAACCCTTGTTGTGGCAATATCGGCGGTGGTGGCTTTATGACCATTCACCTAGCTGATGGCAAAGACTTATTCATCAACTTTAGAGAAACTGCCCCCGGTGCCGCTAGCGCAGATATGTATCTAGATAAAGATGGTCAGCTTATAAAAGATGCCAGTTTGTATGGCTACCTCGCATCTGGCGTACCAGGTACCGTTAAAGGCCTAGACTATGCCCTAGAGAAATATGGGACAATGAGCCGCCAGCAGGTGATGGCACCCGCCATAAAATTAGCAAGAGAAGGCTTTACTCTAACCCGCGCAGATACTGATGTCCTCGACACCACAACAGAGCGTTTTAAACAAGACCCAGAAGTCGCGCGTATCTTCTTAAAACCCGATGGCAGTGCCTTCCAACCAGGCGACTTATTGGTCCAAACCGATTTAGCTAACACGCTAGAAAAAATTGCCCAAAATGGCCCATCTGCCTTTTATGAAGGAGAAATCCCCAAAATTGTTGAAGAAGCATCCAAGAAAAATGGCGGAATTTTAACAGCAAAAGATTTTGCGGATTTTACCATCACGGATACAGCGCCAGTGAGCTGCACCTATAGAGGCTATCAATTTATTTCAGCGCCACCACCAAGTTCAGGTGGAGTGACTATCTGCCAAACACTTAATATCTTAGAAGGTTATGACCTAAAGGAAATGGGCTTTAACTCTGCGGACTATATTCATACTCTAACGGAAGCGATGCGTCATGCTTATATGGATAGAAATACGTTCTTAGGGGATCCTAAATTTGTCGATAACCCAACGGAAAAATTACTGAGTAAAGCTTACGCAGAAGAGTTACGTAAAGAAATCAAACCCAACCAAGCAACACCATCAACCCAAGTTCAACCGGGAATGGGGCCACACGAAAAACCTGAAACCACGCACTATTCTGTCGTCGATGAGAAAGGAAATGCAGTATCAACCACTTATACCATTAATGGCCGTTTTGGCTCTGTGGTGATCCCGCCCGGAACTGGCTTTTTCTTAAACGATGAAATGGATGATTTCACCACCAAAGTGGGCGAAAAAAACCTATATGGTTTAGTACAGGGTGAACGCAATTCTATTGCACCCGGTAAACGACCACTCTCATCCATGAGCCCAACTATTGTGACGAAAGATGGCAAAGTGTTCTTAGTGCTAGGTTCACCGGGAGGCTCACGGATTATTTCAATTACGCTGCAAACCGCTTTAAATATTATCGACCATGGTATGCCGCCACAAGAAGCGGTTAATGCACCACGCATTCACCACCAGTGGCTCCCTGATGAGGTTTATTATGAGCAAAGAGGCGTTTCTAAAGACACCTTAGCGCTGCTGGACAAAATGGGATACAAGATGGTTGAACAAACACCATGGGGTGCCGCTGAGTTGATTATGGTCGCGATCCCTGAAGGTGCGGGCGTCAGTGCAAAATCATCCGGTAATGATTCCGCAGTTTCAGGAAAAGTACGTGAAGGCTTTATTTATGGCTCTAACGATGTACGCCGTCCAGCAGGTAGCGCTGTTGGTGTCGATTAA
- a CDS encoding peroxiredoxin C: MVLVTRQAPDFTAAAVLGNGEIVDNFNLKTHLNGRPAVIFFWPMDFTFVCPSELIAFDHRYEEFKKRGVEVVGVSFDSEFVHNAWRKTPVDNGGIGEVKYPMVADIKREIIKAYGIEHPDAGVALRGSFLVDKNGVVRHQVVNDLPLGRNIDEMLRMVDALQFHEEHGDVCPAQWEKGQEGMNASPKGVADYLTKNSAKL; this comes from the coding sequence ATGGTTCTGGTAACACGTCAAGCCCCCGACTTTACTGCTGCAGCTGTTTTAGGTAACGGTGAAATTGTTGATAACTTCAACCTGAAAACCCACCTGAACGGCCGTCCAGCTGTGATCTTCTTCTGGCCAATGGACTTTACTTTCGTTTGTCCTTCAGAGCTGATCGCATTCGACCACCGCTACGAAGAATTCAAAAAACGTGGCGTAGAAGTTGTTGGTGTTTCTTTTGACTCTGAGTTTGTTCATAACGCATGGCGTAAAACACCAGTCGATAACGGCGGTATTGGCGAAGTTAAATACCCAATGGTTGCTGATATCAAACGCGAAATCATCAAAGCTTACGGTATCGAACACCCAGATGCAGGCGTTGCACTGCGTGGTTCTTTCCTCGTTGACAAAAACGGTGTTGTCCGTCACCAAGTCGTTAATGACTTGCCATTAGGCCGTAACATTGACGAAATGCTGCGTATGGTTGACGCGCTGCAATTCCACGAAGAGCACGGTGATGTTTGCCCAGCTCAGTGGGAAAAAGGCCAAGAAGGTATGAACGCATCTCCAAAAGGCGTTGCTGACTACCTGACTAAAAACTCTGCAAAACTGTAA
- a CDS encoding ACP phosphodiesterase, with protein sequence MNYLAHLHLAHLADSSLLGNIMADYVRGNPTGLYSSDIVSGIFMHRAVDRITDTHPLVKEAKRLFRDEYRRVAPITLDLVWDHFLSLHWSTIEPSISLMDFVRDCRTIIEPQLCHTPEKFQELNEYLWPQQWLIRYADKNYIGKSLNGMAKRRPKLSALSGSFNDFLLQYDALENIFFQFYPEMMANALQHFFVQNVTINTKE encoded by the coding sequence ATGAATTACCTAGCTCACCTCCACCTGGCCCACCTCGCTGACAGCTCCCTACTCGGCAACATCATGGCTGACTACGTCCGCGGTAACCCTACGGGCCTTTATTCATCCGACATTGTCTCTGGTATCTTTATGCATCGAGCCGTCGACCGCATTACAGATACCCACCCTTTAGTCAAAGAAGCTAAACGGTTGTTTCGTGATGAATATCGCCGTGTTGCGCCTATAACCTTGGATTTAGTCTGGGATCATTTTTTATCTTTGCATTGGTCAACTATTGAGCCTTCAATATCACTAATGGACTTTGTACGTGACTGCCGAACAATAATTGAGCCTCAACTTTGTCATACCCCTGAAAAATTTCAGGAGTTAAATGAATACCTTTGGCCCCAACAGTGGCTGATACGTTATGCAGATAAAAATTATATTGGAAAATCATTGAATGGAATGGCAAAAAGGCGCCCCAAGCTCAGCGCGCTAAGCGGTTCATTTAACGACTTTTTATTACAGTATGATGCGTTAGAAAATATTTTCTTTCAATTTTACCCAGAAATGATGGCTAATGCACTGCAACATTTTTTTGTACAGAATGTCACAATTAACACAAAGGAATAA
- the queA gene encoding tRNA preQ1(34) S-adenosylmethionine ribosyltransferase-isomerase QueA yields the protein MRVSDFTFELPEELIAHYPQAERSACRLLSLDGGSGQLTHGVFTDILEKLEHGDLLVFNNTRVIPARLFGRKVSGGKIEVLIERMLDEHHVLAHVRASKAPKEGAELLLGEDESVKATMVARHGALFELRFDDERDVLSILNQIGHMPLPPYIDRPDEESDKELYQTVYSEKPGAVAAPTAGLHFDEPLLEALRQKGVEMAFVTLHVGAGTFQPVRVDTIEDHIMHSEYAEVPQEVVDAVLACKARGNRVIAVGTTSVRSLESAAKASQDALIAPFFDDTQIFIYPGYEYQVIDALITNFHLPESTLIMLVSAFAGYKNTMNAYKEAVEQKYRFFSYGDAMFITPNSNARFEKIGE from the coding sequence ATGCGTGTTTCTGATTTTACTTTTGAATTACCTGAAGAACTGATTGCCCATTATCCACAGGCTGAGCGCAGTGCTTGCCGCTTATTAAGCCTCGATGGTGGCTCCGGGCAGCTCACGCATGGTGTTTTTACCGATATTCTAGAAAAACTGGAGCACGGTGACTTGCTAGTGTTCAATAACACTCGCGTGATCCCAGCACGGTTATTTGGGCGCAAGGTTAGCGGCGGTAAAATTGAAGTTCTGATTGAACGTATGTTGGACGAACACCACGTACTTGCTCATGTTAGGGCATCAAAAGCACCAAAAGAAGGGGCTGAATTACTGCTAGGTGAAGATGAAAGCGTGAAGGCGACGATGGTCGCGCGTCATGGTGCATTGTTTGAACTACGTTTTGACGATGAACGTGATGTACTGAGCATCCTAAACCAAATTGGTCATATGCCTTTGCCACCTTATATTGACCGCCCTGATGAAGAGTCAGATAAAGAACTTTATCAAACTGTGTATAGTGAAAAACCGGGGGCTGTCGCAGCACCAACGGCAGGTTTACACTTTGATGAGCCGTTACTTGAAGCATTGCGCCAAAAAGGCGTAGAAATGGCGTTTGTGACATTGCATGTGGGAGCCGGCACCTTTCAACCAGTACGTGTTGATACTATCGAAGATCACATTATGCATTCTGAATATGCAGAAGTGCCACAAGAGGTCGTGGATGCCGTTTTAGCCTGTAAAGCTCGAGGTAATCGCGTTATCGCCGTTGGAACGACATCTGTTCGGTCACTAGAAAGTGCCGCAAAAGCAAGCCAAGACGCTTTAATTGCTCCATTTTTTGATGATACCCAAATCTTTATTTACCCAGGGTATGAATATCAGGTGATAGATGCACTAATCACCAATTTCCACTTACCTGAATCTACATTAATTATGTTGGTTTCTGCGTTTGCTGGATATAAAAATACTATGAACGCATATAAAGAGGCGGTGGAACAAAAATACCGTTTCTTTAGTTATGGCGATGCAATGTTCATTACCCCCAATTCAAATGCTCGATTTGAGAAAATTGGTGAGTAA
- the tgt gene encoding tRNA guanosine(34) transglycosylase Tgt: protein MKYELQTTDGNARRGRLVFERGVVETPAFMPVGTYGTVKGMTPEEVKETGAQILLGNTFHLWLRPGQEIMKLHGDLHDFMQWQGPILTDSGGFQVFSLGAMRKIKEEGVHFRNPINGEKVFLSPEKSMEIQYDLGSDIVMIFDECTPYPADWDYAKTSMEMSLRWAARSRQRFDELNNKNALFGIIQGSVYEDLRDISVKGLVEIGFDGYAVGGLAVGEPKEDMHRILEHVCPQIPAEKPRYLMGVGKPEDLVEGVRRGIDMFDCVMPTRNARNGHLFVTNGVVKIRNAKYKSDTSTLDADCDCYTCRHYSRAYLHHLDRCNEILGARLNTIHNLRYYQRLMAGIRQAIENGNFEEFAKDFYQKIGKPEPSLNIE, encoded by the coding sequence GTGAAATATGAATTACAAACGACTGACGGCAATGCACGCCGTGGTCGCTTAGTATTTGAGCGTGGTGTGGTGGAAACCCCTGCATTTATGCCAGTAGGAACCTACGGTACAGTTAAGGGGATGACCCCTGAAGAAGTCAAAGAAACTGGTGCTCAAATCTTATTAGGGAATACTTTCCACCTGTGGTTACGTCCAGGTCAAGAAATCATGAAGTTACATGGCGATCTCCATGACTTTATGCAATGGCAAGGGCCAATTTTAACCGATTCAGGTGGCTTTCAAGTCTTTAGTCTTGGTGCGATGCGCAAAATTAAAGAAGAAGGGGTGCATTTTCGCAACCCTATCAACGGTGAAAAAGTTTTCCTAAGCCCTGAAAAATCGATGGAAATTCAGTATGACCTCGGCTCAGACATTGTCATGATTTTTGACGAATGTACGCCATACCCTGCGGATTGGGACTATGCAAAGACATCCATGGAAATGTCGCTGCGTTGGGCTGCACGTAGTCGTCAACGTTTTGACGAACTGAACAACAAAAATGCCCTGTTTGGTATCATTCAAGGCAGTGTTTACGAAGATTTACGTGATATTTCAGTTAAGGGGCTGGTGGAAATCGGCTTTGATGGGTACGCTGTAGGCGGCTTAGCCGTAGGCGAACCGAAAGAAGATATGCACCGTATTTTAGAGCACGTCTGCCCACAAATTCCGGCAGAAAAACCACGCTATTTAATGGGTGTAGGGAAACCGGAAGACTTAGTGGAAGGGGTTCGCCGTGGTATCGATATGTTCGATTGTGTGATGCCAACACGAAATGCACGAAATGGGCATTTATTTGTGACAAATGGCGTGGTAAAAATTCGTAATGCTAAGTATAAATCAGACACATCAACACTGGATGCTGATTGCGACTGCTATACTTGCCGTCATTATAGCCGTGCTTATCTGCATCACCTTGATAGATGTAATGAAATCCTTGGTGCAAGGCTCAATACCATCCATAATTTACGTTATTACCAGCGTTTGATGGCAGGTATTCGCCAAGCCATTGAAAATGGGAATTTTGAAGAGTTTGCTAAAGATTTTTACCAAAAGATTGGTAAACCCGAACCTTCATTAAATATCGAGTGA
- the yajC gene encoding preprotein translocase subunit YajC yields the protein MSFFISEAAASAGAPAQGSPYTMVIMLVVFALIFYFMILRPQQKRAKEHRKLMESITKGDEVLTTGGLIGRVTKVSETGYVVLELSENTEVTIKRDFVAAVLPKGTMKAI from the coding sequence ATGAGTTTTTTTATTTCTGAAGCGGCGGCGTCAGCAGGTGCACCAGCGCAGGGTAGTCCATACACCATGGTTATCATGCTTGTTGTTTTCGCGCTGATCTTCTATTTCATGATTTTGCGTCCACAGCAAAAACGTGCGAAAGAACACCGTAAATTGATGGAATCTATCACTAAAGGTGATGAAGTTTTAACAACTGGTGGTTTAATCGGACGTGTAACTAAAGTGTCTGAAACCGGTTATGTGGTTCTTGAGCTGAGTGAGAACACAGAAGTAACCATCAAACGTGATTTCGTTGCTGCTGTTTTACCTAAAGGCACAATGAAAGCAATTTAA